The following nucleotide sequence is from Malania oleifera isolate guangnan ecotype guangnan chromosome 4, ASM2987363v1, whole genome shotgun sequence.
CGGGTAGCCCTGGGGAGGTAAACATGGAGGCCTCCATAGCATCCAATGATGTTATTCAAGCTGGAGGCTTTGGGGCTAGAGATGATATAAGTAGTTTTCTTCCTGTCGCAAGTGATTTTACAGACTTCGAAGCTTCACTTCGGAATGCGCGGGACTACGAAGAGCCAGAGGCTGCAACACATAGACCAGGTCTTGGCTGGACTGAAGCTACAGATTCAAAATAATATGCTTTGATACTGTTACGTTTGAAGTTGTTGCAGTCAGAGCACTCAAGACTCTGAGTTCTGttgtaaaatattaatttatgGCTATGAACTATTTTATAAAACAGCTATTTGCTATCTTCATAAGAGTAAAAAATGATTTTGCATATGGTCTATGGAATCATTCTGTAATTCTCTGTTTAATCCGTTTGTAGTTCTGCTTACAACCTGGCATGTAAACTACATACATGAAGCTTTCATGCAAGTTCTCCACTAAGGTACAGAGATGTGAACATAGCCATAGACTTCCTTGGATGCTTACTAATTGCTGTGGGGTATCCCACAAATTATTGGTCAAGTTGTAATTGGCATTGTGGTTTTCTGCATGTCTTTATGGCCCTTGTGTATTATGTGGCTTATGTAAGAGTAAATTACACCATATGTCAGAGTCCATTATTAATTAATAGATGGGTATTCCCTTTTGGAAAATTCCATGGCCAGGGGCAAGGATTGCCAGAGGATCATAGGTCAATTTCCTCGTCTTAAAAACTTCCCAGCCATTGCCAAAGTGAGCTTGCCAGTCTGGCTGGCTGCTGTGGCGCCCCAGATACTGCTTCACCCCAAGCTGGGCTGTTTCACAGAACTCTAGAATTCTTTTGTTCTGTGCTAAAATGCGGTTTAAGCCATCTGTTTCTGCAAGAGATGGCACTGCTGAGGGTAGCAATGATACTAGGTAGATCTCATCTTCATCTGGAGTAACCAGAGATGTGTTTTTGATCCATCTGCAACACAAAAACCAAATAATAAATGAGGAGAAAAATGGAAGTTTGAGAACTTAGGAGAATTAATGCGTCGCCATAGATTCGCACTTGAATTTATTAACTGGGTAGATTAAAATGGGACCATTGTTGTTGCTTTCAAGAATGTTGCCGAACACCTCCTCTGTGAATATGTGAATTTTGCTTTTGGGAATGAGAAGGCATAGCCATGGGTGAGGAACTTCCCATAAACCTTGTTTCCGGAGTTGCGTCTCAGAATCATGCACTCTCTCTAGGAACTCTAAGTATGAGACTTCCGAAATGTCAAGCGTTGATGGAATATAATTCAACCCAGGCAACAAAGAGTTTATTTTCTGCATTACAGAACAGTGATTAGCCATGAGAAAAATTCACCCAATGAACATTGTGCTGGGGCATAATATTTTAGTAGTTCACCTCGTCTGTGGCATCCCTATCATCTGCGTTGAAATATGCTGCCACTTCCAGACGGTAGAGAGTTCTTCCATCGTAACTGGATTGGCTGGCTTGAAGCAATTCATCGGGATTGAAGGACGTATCTTTGAGGAGGTCAGTTCTGTTCACCAAGGCAAATCCTTCGATATAGTCAAATGCATCCTTGAGGGATATCAATTCTTCTTCGTCCTTGGCAAAGCTGGAGAAATTTGGGTAGAGAGCTCTAATCACTTTGACCTGTTGGAATCCATAGATTGGATCATTAAAAAACAGGCTCACAGCGAGAAGTGAAGAACTTGTCTGCATTTCTGCATATCATTTTTTTGAAGAGGGAGTTTATTTTCTACCAGTTGGGGTGCTGGTTCAAGAGCAATTCTGGCTCGGGTGATAATGCCAAACTGTCCAAGCCCTCCAAGAACAGCATAAAAGAGGTCAGCATGGTGCTTCTCCGAACAGGTGACTATGTCTCCCTTACCTGCACGTATTTATGTTTCATTACCCTTTGCTTGTATTATCAATTTGAGCTACAAGTTAAAACAGAATTGGTGTACATTTTGCTGGTGCATCTGTCCTCTATGGTAAGTCATCTTGATgggttcagttcagttcagttcattTCACCATCATAGCAACCCAAAACTGGGCATGAGACTATGGTAGTTTCTGTTGTCATTACATCAAAACTAGAAATAGTTGGAAATGACCAAAGTGCCCTTGCCCGTTTACAATTCCTTTCCTCCATTATGGTGCAATAAAcgttttgaaaagaaaaagggtACTGCACAGTAAACAAAATTGTGCACCCGGTGCATGGAACTCCAATGATTTGTTGATGCATACCTGTGACGACCTCTAGCTGGTAGACGTTGTTGATCTGAGGTCCATGCCGAAACGCCTGTCCACTGATACCAGCATTCGATAGAGTGCCTCCAATGGTGAGATGAAGGTAGTCCGTCCAGGATTTTGGGGCGAGCCCGTATTTGAGAGTCTCATTCAAAACATTTATCCATAGTTCACCGCCGGAGACGTCGACGTAAGGCGGCTTCCCGGTGTAAACTTTCATTTCTGGTTCCCGGAGTGACTCCATGTTGATGACTACGCCTCTAGAGGCTTGTGCTTGACCATGGAGGGAGTGACCATGGCCTCTGGCGGCAACCGTCAATTCTGTGTATGTACCTAGGCCAAAAATAAGCTTGATGGTTGTGGAAATGTCAAGAACTGATTGTGGGTACAGAATTGCCAATGGAAGTTTATGGGACATGTTGCCGAAGTCACTGGCTGCAAAATCTACATCCACAAAGCTGAAATACCCATCTATGTGTAGCTTTTCCAGTGAGAGGAAGCCTGCCGGTGTTTCCAGGTTTAAAGAACTTTGGGAGGCAGGCGGAAGTTTAGAACAAAGGTTCGTTTTATAGCAGAAACAGCTCAAGAACAGAACCATGAAAAATTTGAAGAACCTGATGTTTTTCCTGAGAAAGCCATAAGGTGGTGAacccattattttatttttcttttcacgcagagagagagagagagagagagagagagagagagggagggacaGAGAGAGGTCTTCAGCTGATTGTTTCTTTGTGGAGCAAATTAGAACATGGAGAGGTGCAGAAGAGCAATTGATGTAGCGGGTAGGCAGGAGAATTTAAAGGGAAGGTTTGGGCGGCAAGTCAACACATGTTTAGTGGAGGGGCTCCGTATGGAGACTGCCTTACCACTTTGCTTTGACTACTGCGTATGTGCCAGTTTCATTTGGTTCTCCTTTTTTGGAGTTAAAAAGTTTTTGAGGAAGTGAAAAGTCACAAGCAagtgaaaattaaataaaaggaaaatcTTCAGTTCCTTAGACACTGTTGCATTCATATTCCTTCCTTCTTCTTTTCATGCATCCTCTTGCAAACATTGTTTGCTGCTTCAAGCAAGGGCTTTTTATATATGAATTTTCCTAATAGCTGCAACTTTGTTACACTCTCTCTTGAAGTAACCCCATATAATTAATTTAGACTTCAATAATAAACTCTTGTTAGCAATTTACTTGAATAGTTAGTCATGTAAACTATGATCTTGTAAATATGGaagtattttttgtatttttgaattGTTGTTGGATCCTCTATGGTAACTTTGCTACTGTATTTTTGTACATATGCAGAATTTTTTTCTCATTCAATGGAGAATGAGTTTTTATTTTCCAATTGGGGAGTGATTGATGGGTTGGCCCCTACTGAGTTGCATGCTGTTATGGATAAGTGTGGTTTAGCCAAGAAAGGAGTCAGATTTGTGGACCTTGTCAGGCTGGTGGTCTTCACAAGGGCATGTTTGATGGGTTTAGTTCCTCTTCTTTTAGCCGCATGTTATAGCTTTCTGTACTCCCATAAATTTTGCATGCTATCATAATATCTATAGAACGTTTCAAGGATGTTTAGTAGTTGAAaacaatattcatattttattttcaatccttttgaaaaaacacaaaaaaaaaaaatgtcaaaaatctcataaatcagttgatgtaGTTTGTCATTGATTACTAGAATTTCTGGTTATGTTTTTATgatttcttaactaattttttcttATGTAATTGATTTTAGAGGATGAAAATGgaactaaaattttatttgacATTTTTTCATGCTAGATATTTTCTATATTATATCTAccaaatataaataatttattgagCAATTTGTTCTTGGACCAATCTTGTTCTTCCTAGTAATGATGATGTAGCAAGAGATCTCAATGACTAGCCAACTCAAGGAGATGAATGAGCTTAGTGATCCCACTAGACACGTGATGATCACAAGGCTATGTTTTATGGAACATTTAAGGGTGCATGGCAGTGGGTCCTTGAGGCCCTCATCAGTTAATATTAATGCAATCAAGTTAGGTCCAGAGTGACAACACATTTCATAAGAAATTGACCCCCTGAACAATACTAACTTTAAGCTTCTTTATTATGGACTTCTCCCTCTCTATTTTCCTCCGCTTGCATCTCTATCTTCATTCTTTGTTGTGATTTTATTTTGGTTTGGTTCTGTTCTTTTGCTTGATTAGGAGGGAAAAGGAAGTGTCATATGATTGTTAGGTGAGAAGTTCTTAACATTATCTGAAAACAGATTGCGGTGGTTCTGGGTTTGTTGCGTTTTGAAACTTCAGAGAGCATGCACGGCAAGTCTGATCCATGCTTTATCAACATCAACATTAATTGTTTTTTACAATGTACGGACAGCGTGATCACTTGAGGTTGAGACTAGCCTGCAGACTGCTAATTAGGGTTTATGTACAGTAACAAGTGTCACCATCTAACCTCAAAAGGTGTGAATGATCTGTGCATCCATTCGTAAGCAATagtaccctctctctctctggtgTTGAGTATGTAGGGGCCTggggagaggaggaggaggaggaggaggatgagAGAGGGGGGCCTTCGGTGCCCTTGTTAGGGAGAGAGGCTGAGGCAGGAGAGAAAGTGGACATGGGGATGACAGTTTGAATAAGGGAAACACTAAAAAAAGGCAAACCTATAAATTAGATTGGTCCTGGAGTCTTAGATCCCAGCACTGAGACAGGCAGAAATGATTCTTCctttaaattataatataaatatttatatattatatcacTTTTTGTGCCAAACAAACTACTATAGCGAACATTATTACACCATTTGCTTTTGTTAGCACCTGATGGGGCGCCCCATTTCAATTCAGCAACTCCTTTGGAATATGGCAAATTTAAAAAACTTAGATATTAGTATATGCACCATTGCTTGTCTGCCctctttttagaaaaaaaatagtaCATAAATAAGTGCAGCATCCCTATCATTTAGAATCTTTGACAAGGGGAAGGGTGGAgttagcttccaagctagtaagTCATTTTTCATGAGTTTAGatgtgtttattttattttattttattttataatgcTATTGGATTTGACTCATTCTGTCCTTAAAACTTGTCATCCCTACTAAGCAAGAGATCAAAAAGCTGACAAAAATTTTGCCTTCCATTCTTCGTTGAAAATTTCACCTCTTAAGTCATTTTTTTAAGAATAAAGAGTTGAGGACTGAGTGACTCATATACATGGATGGGGACATCTAGtgacttaattattttttaagttaAGGTGGTAATCATCTATATATATTAAGTTCTGAAGCATGAATACAGTTCTCTTAATACCAAATTTAGAGTTGACAATTTGCGATTGGGTGGGAAATAAGGTAATTTAAACTACAAGACTAGTTAATTCTACTGGTTATAATTGTTGAAGGAGCAAGTGTATGACAAAGGTAAATATAAGAATCATTGTGGTATTAGATGAATTTGAATGGGATCAAGAAGTGAGAAGTAGATTAGTTCAATACACACTTGGAATACAAATCCAAAACATCTGTTAAACTTGGAGTAATGCTCATCTATTTAAAACAAGTTGGTGGGCATGAACTCACTTGGCTCAACAAATCTCAACCTTTGAAAGCATGAAATCTCAAGTAAGCTTATCACTATATGAGGAATTTTAACTGGGTGCATGGATAAGATTGTGCTTGGTAGATTTTGATATTCATATATTTCTCATCAGAAAACCCTTTGTGGAGTAATATTTTATAAAGCCACTACGAATGTTATTTCTTCATGCATGTTAAGCACATGAAATATGGAAGCTCAGTCTGGCAGAATATTATTCGTTACATGTGTTTATTT
It contains:
- the LOC131152929 gene encoding uncharacterized protein LOC131152929 isoform X1 → MQRRSERGNKKENSIKDELAEPNPPKMEGKDVVKQELGSSENSLVNTDVSKDGSSVQHGATLGNTGSPGEVNMEASIASNDVIQAGGFGARDDISSFLPVASDFTDFEASLRNARDYEEPEAATHRPGLGWTEATDSK
- the LOC131152929 gene encoding uncharacterized protein LOC131152929 isoform X2; the encoded protein is MEYKKENSIKDELAEPNPPKMEGKDVVKQELGSSENSLVNTDVSKDGSSVQHGATLGNTGSPGEVNMEASIASNDVIQAGGFGARDDISSFLPVASDFTDFEASLRNARDYEEPEAATHRPGLGWTEATDSK
- the LOC131152929 gene encoding uncharacterized protein LOC131152929 isoform X3, whose protein sequence is MEGKDVVKQELGSSENSLVNTDVSKDGSSVQHGATLGNTGSPGEVNMEASIASNDVIQAGGFGARDDISSFLPVASDFTDFEASLRNARDYEEPEAATHRPGLGWTEATDSK
- the LOC131152928 gene encoding cytokinin dehydrogenase 1-like, coding for MGSPPYGFLRKNIRFFKFFMVLFLSCFCYKTNLCSKLPPASQSSLNLETPAGFLSLEKLHIDGYFSFVDVDFAASDFGNMSHKLPLAILYPQSVLDISTTIKLIFGLGTYTELTVAARGHGHSLHGQAQASRGVVINMESLREPEMKVYTGKPPYVDVSGGELWINVLNETLKYGLAPKSWTDYLHLTIGGTLSNAGISGQAFRHGPQINNVYQLEVVTGKGDIVTCSEKHHADLFYAVLGGLGQFGIITRARIALEPAPQLVKVIRALYPNFSSFAKDEEELISLKDAFDYIEGFALVNRTDLLKDTSFNPDELLQASQSSYDGRTLYRLEVAAYFNADDRDATDEKINSLLPGLNYIPSTLDISEVSYLEFLERVHDSETQLRKQGLWEVPHPWLCLLIPKSKIHIFTEEVFGNILESNNNGPILIYPVNKFKWIKNTSLVTPDEDEIYLVSLLPSAVPSLAETDGLNRILAQNKRILEFCETAQLGVKQYLGRHSSQPDWQAHFGNGWEVFKTRKLTYDPLAILAPGHGIFQKGIPIY